The window ATCACTTTTGCAATCTTAAAACCATTTTCAACTGTAACAGGTCCAATTGCCTTAGATAAAGAAAACACCTCGCCTGGCATTATTAAACTTCCATTTATCTTCTTTGCGGCAATCCTAATGTTTTTACTTCTTGGTACATTTGAAGCATCAAACTTTGTAGTAAATGAACCAATTACCTCTTTAATCTTTGAAAGTGTGCTTTTTGTTATTCTTGGTGTAATTTGGACAAACTTTGCCCTAACTTTCCCTTCTTTCTGTTTTTTTATCATATCTTTTAGTTTATTTATAAGGTCATCATAATCAAGTTTTCTTCCCATTTTCTCAGGTGTAATAACAAACTCATTTCCTACCTTTTTAATAGTTGCATTCACAGGAGACTTGTAATACTTGTCAAATAGACCATCAACAAACTCTTTTAGCTTTCCTTCATCATATTCAAATTTGAGTCTTATCACAACTGGATGGTCATAAACTCTCTTGATTTCTCTAAATCTGGTGGAGATATTCCCTTTTCTTCCTATGGAATAAGCTTGTTCAACCGCCTCACCTATATTCATTCGAATGTTGAGAGAAGAATAATTAAGCAGGTAACTTTCTCCATTTACTTCAACTTCAACCTTCTTGTTTTTAAGGGGGTCAAGATAGGTACTTTCCAAAAGTTCATAAGCCTCTGTTTTTGTTAAACCACCCACATGGGTATTTTCAATATAAACACCTTTATAAATTCTATCTGTTTCCAGTACCTGTTTTACATTGCTATATAGCATATACCCCAAAACCACTGACAAAACCAAAAGCACCACTATAATTCCAACTAAAATATATCTTTTCACCTCATGCTTACCCCCGTCTTGAGATACATCCAAATCCTTCTTCCAAAGCTCTGCAATTTAAATTGTAAATCTCTTCAGTTTTTGAAAATTCTTTTAATATCTCTTTTACTTCAGAAAGAGAAAATGTATCTTTCAACTTCAGGTATGCCCCAAGCATTACAATATTTGCAACCTTCACACTTCCAATCTTTGAAGCAACATCAGTTGCAGGTATGCAGTAAATGTTTACATCTTTT is drawn from Caldicellulosiruptor naganoensis and contains these coding sequences:
- a CDS encoding VanW family protein translates to MKRYILVGIIVVLLVLSVVLGYMLYSNVKQVLETDRIYKGVYIENTHVGGLTKTEAYELLESTYLDPLKNKKVEVEVNGESYLLNYSSLNIRMNIGEAVEQAYSIGRKGNISTRFREIKRVYDHPVVIRLKFEYDEGKLKEFVDGLFDKYYKSPVNATIKKVGNEFVITPEKMGRKLDYDDLINKLKDMIKKQKEGKVRAKFVQITPRITKSTLSKIKEVIGSFTTKFDASNVPRSKNIRIAAKKINGSLIMPGEVFSLSKAIGPVTVENGFKIAKVIVNNEFVDGVGGGLCQIATTMYNAVLMAQLKVVERAPHSALISYVPPGRDATIASGSIDFKFKNTTNAPIYLESYTSQNTVTVNLYGENTHKDEVVKFESEILEKVPYKKVYKNDPNLPKGVQRLSNKPQNGLKVKTYMLIYKDGKLKEKKLLSIDYYKPVNAIILVGTKENSTVTSSIYN